From one Planococcus citri chromosome 3, ihPlaCitr1.1, whole genome shotgun sequence genomic stretch:
- the LOC135840329 gene encoding very long chain fatty acid elongase 7-like → MAPFSIWLDELDEIFDNMADEKTASWPFMQSARTVILIALCYILIVTSIGPKLMENRKPYNLKGIIIVYNTFQVVACTILFAWVILSGPTLGCVPLSVTRAEENLDTARICWWTLLLKLAELLETVFFVMRKKQNQVSALHVYHHVSTFFCTWGCTKIFPSKMVTLPIMLNCFVHMLMYTYYLLSAFGPSIQDKISKWKKYLTIIQMVQFCILLVHTSQTFLPNCEVPSIYPYVFIPNVFLVFYMFYQFYQEAYLKRKQNIK, encoded by the exons ATGGCACCGTTTTCAATTTGGTTGGATGAACTAGATGAAATATTTGATAATATGGCAG atgaaaaaacGGCCTCGTGGCCGTTCATGCAATCGGCCAGAACCGTGATATTAATCGCTTTATGTTACATACTCATAGTAACGTCGATCGGACCAAAACTGATGGAAAATAGGAAACCTTATAATCTCAAGGGAATAATAATAGTTTATAATACCTTTCAAGTGGTTGCCTGTACCATACTGTTCGCATgg gtaattctGTCAGGACCAACATTGGGATGTGTTCCTTTGAGCGTAACAAGAGCCGAAGAAAATTTAGAT ACAGCTAGAATATGTTGGTGGACACTTCTTTTGAAATTAGCCGAGTTATTAGAAACT GTGTTTTTCGTGATGAGGAAAAAACAGAATCAAGTATCTGCGTTACATGTTTACCATCACGTCTCTACGTTCTTCTGTACATGGGGGTGTACCAAAATTTTTCCCA GTAAGATGGTAACATTACCAATAATGTTGAACTGTTTTGTACACATGCTCATGTACACATATTACTTATTATCTGCATTTGGACCATCGATACAGGATAAAATTagtaaatggaaaaaatatttaaccATAATACAAATG gttcaattttgcattttattagTACACACGAGCCAGACGTTTTTGCCCAATTGCGAAGTACCGAGCATATACCCTTATGTTTTTATACCGAatgtatttttagttttttatatgttttatcaattttaccaagaagcttatttgaaaagaaaacaaaatataaaatag